The Arabidopsis thaliana chromosome 5, partial sequence genomic interval agaagCGTGGAGTTCGGTTTCTTGTTGCAATATAATAAAGGAAAGGTTCAGGCACAAAATGGTTTTCATTGTTCTTGACGATGTAGATAGATCTGAGCAACTGAATGAATTGGTGAAGGAGACTGGTTGGTTTGGTCCGGGAAGCAGAATCATCGTGACAACACGGGATAGACATTTGCTACTTTCCCATGGAATAAATTTGGTGTATAAAGTGAAGTGTTTACCCAAAAAAGAAGCTCTCCAGCTCTTTTGTAATTATGCTTTCAGAGAAGAGATTATACTTCCACATGGGTTTGAGGAGTTATCGGTTCAAGCTGTTAACTATGCTTCTGGTCTTCCACTGGCTCTAAGAGTTTTAGGCTCCTTCCTTTATCGAAGAAGCCAAATTGAATGGGAAAGTACTCTTGCTAGGCTTAAAACTTACCCTCATAGTGATATCATGGAAGTTTTGAGAGTTAGCTACGACGGATTGGATGAGCAAGAGAAGGctatttttctctatatatcaTGTTTTTATAACATGAAGCAGGTTGATTATGTCAGAAAACTTCTGGATCTTTGTGGCTATGCTGCTGAAATCGGAATAACGATACTTACCGAGAAGTCTTTGATAGTTGAATCAAATGGATGCGTAAAGATACATGATTTGCTTGAACAGATGGGTAGAGAGCTTGTTCGTCAACAAGCAGTTAACAACCCAGCCCAACGGTTACTATTATGGGATCCTGAAGACATATGTCATTTGCTGTCAGAAAATTCTGTAAGTTAGAGTGCATGTGCTTCTCTTCTCGTTCTATCTTTTAAGAATTTTCATGTAgatggttttgacttttgatagcttcttcttcatttctttagGGAACACAACTTGTTGAAGGAATCTCTCTGAACCTCTCTGAAATTTCTGAGGTATTTGCTAGTGATCGAGCGTTCGAGGGATTGTCTAATCTCAAACTTCTCAACTTCTATGATCTTTCGTTTGATGGAGAGACTAGAGTGCATCTACCTAATGGCCTCAGTTATCTCCCACGCAAGCTTCGTTATCTCCGTTGGGATGGATACCCTTTAAAGACTATGCCTTCAAGATTTTTTCCTGAGTTTCTTGTTGAACTTTGTATGAGTAATAGCAATCTTGAAAAACTTTGGGATGGGATCCAGGTAATTTCTCTATAAAAACTCCagataagttttctttttgctatTTGCGATTGGACGAGAAGACTAAATACATCTGATGTGAAAAATTTCAGCCTCTGAGGaacttgaagaagatggatctTTCTCGCTGTAAATACCTTGTCGAAGTTCCAGACCTCTCAAAAGCCACAAATCTGGAGGAACTAAACCTTTCCTATTGCCAAAGCTTGGTTGAGGTTACTCCATCTATCAAGAACCTAAAGGGACTTTCTTGCTTCTACTTGACTAATTGCATCCAACTCAAGGACATTCCGATTGGAATAATTTTGAAGTCGCTTGAAACAGTGGGAATGAGTGGATGCTCAAGCCTAAAGCATTTTCCAGAAATTTCTTGGAATACTAGAAGACTCTATCTGAGCAGTACAAAGATAGAGGAACTTCCATCATCAATCAGCCGTCTCTCTTGTCTGGTTAAATTGGATATGTCAGATTGTCAGAGACTCAGGACTCTTCCAAGCTATCTAGGGCACTTGGTCTCACTGAAATCCCTGAATTTGGACGGTTGCAGACGTCTTGAGAACCTCCCAGACACGTTACAGAATCTAACATCTCTTGAAACGCTTGAAGTGTCTGGTTGCCTTAATGTCAACGAGTTCCCTCGTGTTTCCACGAGTATAGAAGTTCTGCGTATATCTGAGACATCAATTGAAGAAATTCCTGCAAGGATCTGTAATCTCTCTCAGCTTAGGTCCTTGGATAtctcagaaaacaaaagacttgCATCACTTCCGGTAAGCATTTCTGAGCTAAGATCACTTGAAAAGCTCAAGCTTTCTGGATGTTCTGTACTCGAGAGTTTTCCACTAGAAATTTGTCAGACAATGAGCTGCTTGAGGTGGTTTGATTTAGATAGGACTAGCATTAAAGAACTACCTGAAAACATTGGGAATTTAGTAGCTCTTGAGGTGCTTCAAGCCAGTAGAACAGTGATAAGGCGAGCACCATGGTCTATTGCACGACTTACCCGTCTTCAAGTTTTAGCGATTGGGAATAGTTTCTTTACTCCAGAAGGTTTGTTGCATTCTCTTTGTCCTCCCTTATCAAGGTTTGATGACTTGAGAGCTCTGAGCCTAAGCAACATGAACATGACAGAGATTCCTAACAGTATTGGTAACTTATGGAATCTACTAGAACTAGATTTGAGTGGGAACAATTTTGAATTCATCCCCGCAAGCATCAAACGGCTCACCAGGTTGAACAGACTGAATTTAAACAATTGCCAGAGACTTCAAGCATTGCCCGATGAGCTTCCACGAGGTCTCTTGTATATCTACATCCATAGCTGCACATCACTAGTGAGTATCTCAGGTTGCTTCAACCAATATTGTCTGCGAAAGCTTGTAGCTAGCAACTGTTACAAATTGGATCAAGCAGCGCAGATTCTCATTCACCGTAACTTGAAGCTAGAGTCAGCAAAACCAGAACACTCTTATTTTCCTGGAAGTGACATACCCACTTGCTTCAATCACCAAGTCATGGGTCCTTCGCTGAATATACAGTTACCTCAGAGTGAATCATCGTCTGACATTCTGGGATTTTCTGCCTGCATCATGATTGGAGTTGATGGACAGTACCCGATGAACAATCTGAAGATACACTGCTCTTGTATATTAAAAGATGCTGATGCTTGTGAGCTGGTTGTTATGGATGAGGTGTGGTATCCTGATCCAAAAGCTTTCACAAACATGTATTTTGGATCAGATCACCTTCTCTTATTCAGCAGAACCTGCACGTCCATGGAAGCTTACAGCGAAGCCCTGTTTGAATTCTCAGTCGAAAACACAGAAGGAGATTCCTTTAGCCCGCTTGGAGAGGTTAAAAAATGTGCGGTACACCTTATATCACTCAAAGACATGATGCAAGAGTTCTCTAATGACTCTGACAAAATTCAGAGTTCTGATTTGGATCTT includes:
- a CDS encoding disease resistance protein (TIR-NBS-LRR class) (disease resistance protein (TIR-NBS-LRR class), putative; FUNCTIONS IN: transmembrane receptor activity, ATP binding; INVOLVED IN: signal transduction, defense response, apoptosis, innate immune response; LOCATED IN: intrinsic to membrane; EXPRESSED IN: 14 plant structures; EXPRESSED DURING: 6 growth stages; CONTAINS InterPro DOMAIN/s: Leucine-rich repeat, typical subtype (InterPro:IPR003591), NB-ARC (InterPro:IPR002182), Leucine-rich repeat (InterPro:IPR001611), Disease resistance protein (InterPro:IPR000767), Toll-Interleukin receptor (InterPro:IPR000157); BEST Arabidopsis thaliana protein match is: Disease resistance protein (TIR-NBS-LRR class) (TAIR:AT5G11250.1); Has 1807 Blast hits to 1807 proteins in 277 species: Archae - 0; Bacteria - 0; Metazoa - 736; Fungi - 347; Plants - 385; Viruses - 0; Other Eukaryotes - 339 (source: NCBI BLink).), whose protein sequence is MASLPSSSSSSSSTVWKTDVFVSFRGEDVRKTFVSHLFCEFDRMGIKAFRDDLDLQRGKSISPELIDAIKGSRFAIVVVSRNYAASSWCLDELLKIMECNKDTIVPIFYEVDPSDVRRQRGSFGEDVESHSDKEKVGKWKEALKKLAAISGEDSRNWDDSKLIKKIVKDISDKLVSTSWDDSKGLIGMSSHMDFLQSMISIVDKDVRMLGIWGMGGVGKTTIAKYLYNQLSGQFQVHCFMENVKEVCNRYGVRRLQVEFLCRMFQERDKEAWSSVSCCNIIKERFRHKMVFIVLDDVDRSEQLNELVKETGWFGPGSRIIVTTRDRHLLLSHGINLVYKVKCLPKKEALQLFCNYAFREEIILPHGFEELSVQAVNYASGLPLALRVLGSFLYRRSQIEWESTLARLKTYPHSDIMEVLRVSYDGLDEQEKAIFLYISCFYNMKQVDYVRKLLDLCGYAAEIGITILTEKSLIVESNGCVKIHDLLEQMGRELVRQQAVNNPAQRLLLWDPEDICHLLSENSGTQLVEGISLNLSEISEVFASDRAFEGLSNLKLLNFYDLSFDGETRVHLPNGLSYLPRKLRYLRWDGYPLKTMPSRFFPEFLVELCMSNSNLEKLWDGIQPLRNLKKMDLSRCKYLVEVPDLSKATNLEELNLSYCQSLVEVTPSIKNLKGLSCFYLTNCIQLKDIPIGIILKSLETVGMSGCSSLKHFPEISWNTRRLYLSSTKIEELPSSISRLSCLVKLDMSDCQRLRTLPSYLGHLVSLKSLNLDGCRRLENLPDTLQNLTSLETLEVSGCLNVNEFPRVSTSIEVLRISETSIEEIPARICNLSQLRSLDISENKRLASLPVSISELRSLEKLKLSGCSVLESFPLEICQTMSCLRWFDLDRTSIKELPENIGNLVALEVLQASRTVIRRAPWSIARLTRLQVLAIGNSFFTPEGLLHSLCPPLSRFDDLRALSLSNMNMTEIPNSIGNLWNLLELDLSGNNFEFIPASIKRLTRLNRLNLNNCQRLQALPDELPRGLLYIYIHSCTSLVSISGCFNQYCLRKLVASNCYKLDQAAQILIHRNLKLESAKPEHSYFPGSDIPTCFNHQVMGPSLNIQLPQSESSSDILGFSACIMIGVDGQYPMNNLKIHCSCILKDADACELVVMDEVWYPDPKAFTNMYFGSDHLLLFSRTCTSMEAYSEALFEFSVENTEGDSFSPLGEVKKCAVHLISLKDMMQEFSNDSDKIQSSDLDLPKAFDDARILKRRAYETEFLHKEQLNPKRIKFLPVPLARERHSKLHQRNVIRK
- a CDS encoding disease resistance protein (TIR-NBS-LRR class), whose product is MASLPSSSSSSSSTVWKTDVFVSFRGEDVRKTFVSHLFCEFDRMGIKAFRDDLDLQRGKSISPELIDAIKGSRFAIVVVSRNYAASSWCLDELLKIMECNKDTIVPIFYEVDPSDVRRQRGSFGEDVESHSDKEKVGKWKEALKKLAAISGEDSRNWRDDSKLIKKIVKDISDKLVSTSWDDSKGLIGMSSHMDFLQSMISIVDKDVRMLGIWGMGGVGKTTIAKYLYNQLSGQFQVHCFMENVKEVCNRYGVRRLQVEFLCRMFQERDKEAWSSVSCCNIIKERFRHKMVFIVLDDVDRSEQLNELVKETGWFGPGSRIIVTTRDRHLLLSHGINLVYKVKCLPKKEALQLFCNYAFREEIILPHGFEELSVQAVNYASGLPLALRVLGSFLYRRSQIEWESTLARLKTYPHSDIMEVLRVSYDGLDEQEKAIFLYISCFYNMKQVDYVRKLLDLCGYAAEIGITILTEKSLIVESNGCVKIHDLLEQMGRELVRQQAVNNPAQRLLLWDPEDICHLLSENSGTQLVEGISLNLSEISEVFASDRAFEGLSNLKLLNFYDLSFDGETRVHLPNGLSYLPRKLRYLRWDGYPLKTMPSRFFPEFLVELCMSNSNLEKLWDGIQPLRNLKKMDLSRCKYLVEVPDLSKATNLEELNLSYCQSLVEVTPSIKNLKGLSCFYLTNCIQLKDIPIGIILKSLETVGMSGCSSLKHFPEISWNTRRLYLSSTKIEELPSSISRLSCLVKLDMSDCQRLRTLPSYLGHLVSLKSLNLDGCRRLENLPDTLQNLTSLETLEVSGCLNVNEFPRVSTSIEVLRISETSIEEIPARICNLSQLRSLDISENKRLASLPVSISELRSLEKLKLSGCSVLESFPLEICQTMSCLRWFDLDRTSIKELPENIGNLVALEVLQASRTVIRRAPWSIARLTRLQVLAIGNSFFTPEGLLHSLCPPLSRFDDLRALSLSNMNMTEIPNSIGNLWNLLELDLSGNNFEFIPASIKRLTRLNRLNLNNCQRLQALPDELPRGLLYIYIHSCTSLVSISGCFNQYCLRKLVASNCYKLDQAAQILIHRNLKLESAKPEHSYFPGSDIPTCFNHQVMGPSLNIQLPQSESSSDILGFSACIMIGVDGQYPMNNLKIHCSCILKDADACELVVMDEVWYPDPKAFTNMYFGSDHLLLFSRTCTSMEAYSEALFEFSVENTEGDSFSPLGEVKKCAVHLISLKDMMQEFSNDSDKIQSSDLDLPKAFDDARILKRRAYETEFLHKEQLNPKRIKFLPVPLARERHSKLHQRNVIRK